TCGCGTGCGTCACTGTTCGGACGGCAGGGCCGTCATCCACTTCCGCGCGGCGGGGGTCGTCCTCCTTCTCGCGCATCTGCTGCTCGTCGGCTGGCTGACGCTGCGCCCGCTGGACGTGCCCTGGGTGACGGCCGCGAACCTGCGGCCCTTCGACGGCATCAGAGCGGACCTGGCACTCGGCCCGGGGGAGGCGGTGCGCCGGATCGGGGAGGGGCTCGTGCTGCTGGCGCCGCTGGGCGTACTGCTGCCGATGGCCGGCGGCCGGGTGCTGGTCTCGCCGTGGGCGTCGCTGGCGCGCACGGTCGCGGCCGGGGCACTGCTGTCGTCCGCCATCGAGCTGGGGCAGACCGGGGTGCCGGGGCAGGTCGTCGACGTCGACTCGATCCTGCTGAACACGGCGGGGGTGGCGCTCGCCCATCTGCTGGTCGTCCCGGTGTCACGGGCGCGGCTGCGCCGTGCGAACCGGGCGGGGGCCGGTGATCCGGCCCGGCTCACCGGCGAGTCGCGGGCGGTGCGGAGCGAAGCCCCCCATGAGGCGCCCGGTGAGGTCTCTCAGGGGAAGACCCCGACGATTTCCAGGGTCGGTATCGCCCCGTAGAGCGATGGTTTGCCCCGCTTGGTGAGAGCACCATGGACGTATCGGGAGCACGACGGAGCTGCTCCCCGCAACGGTTCGCGAAGGAGCCCGCCATGGCCGCACTTGCCCGCCCCCGCGACGGACGCATGATCGGTGGAGTGTGCGCGGCGCTGGCCCAGCGCTTCGGCACCTCCGCCACGACGATGCGCGTGATCTTCCTGGCCTCGTGCCTGCTGCCCGGTCCGCAGTTCCTGCTCTACCTGGCGCTGTGGCTGCTGCTGCCGTCCGAGAAGCACTCCTCCGCGACGGCCTGGTGACGGCGGGACCCACGGGGAGCACCGGGGGGAACGGCGAAGGGCGCGCACCCTGACCAGGTGCGCGCCCTTCGGTGTGCGGAGCCGCGCGGTACGCGGGTCCCCGCACACGGGTCCGGTGCGAGCGGCCTCAGCGGCCGATCGGCAGGGCGCCGGTGACGCCGCCGGCGGGGAGGCCCCCCAGCAGGTTGCTGCCGGCCGCCTTGACCGCGCTGCCCCCCTGCTTCTGGTCGAGGAGGCCGCCGACGGCCTTCTGCGCGGCCGGTACCGCGTCGGTCACGGAGTCGAGCGCGACGTTCGCGGGCAGCGCGCCGGCCGCCGAGTCGAGCGGGAGGCCCACGGCGGAGGCGGAACCCGCGCCGGCGGCCGCGAAAGCGGCGCCGAGGGCGGCGGCACCGAGAACCCGGGCAGCTGACTTGTTCATATGACATTCATCCTTACGGAAGGGGATGTGAGCGGCTTCGCAACGTAGCCAGCCGCGCACCTCCCCCGCAAACATCCCCGGATCCGGAAAACGGCCGGAATTCCGCCGCACCGGCCGCCCCCCTCCCTTTCGGATCAGCCGGACGACGCCGAAGAACCACTGGTCACAGCGGTCTGCCGGAAGAGCCACTCCGACTTAAGTTCCGCGTACCCGGGCTTCACCACGTCGTTGATCATCGCCAGACGTTCATCGAAAGGAATGAACGCCGATTTCATCGCATTGACGGTGAACCACTGCATGTCATCGAGCGTGTATCCGAAAGTGTCGACCAGTCGCTCGAATTCCCTGCTCATGCTCGTACCGCTCATCAGCCGGTTGTCGGTGTTGACCGTGACGCGGAAATGCAGCTTGCGCAGCAGTCCGATGGGGTGTTCGGCGTACGAGGCGGCGGCACCGGTCTGGAGGTTGGAGGTCGGGCACATCTCCAGCGGGACGCGCTTGTCCCGTACGTAGGAGGCGAGCCGGCCGAGCGTCACTCCGCCGTCGTCGGTGGTGGTGATGTCGTCGATGATGCGGACGCCGTGGCCGAGCCGGTCGGCGCCGCACCACTGGAGGGCCTGCCAGATGGACGGCAGCCCGAACGCCTCGCCCGCGTGGATGGTGAAGTGGTTGTTCTCGCGCTTGAGGTACTCGAAGGCGTCGAGGTGGCGGGTGGGAGGGTAGCCCGCCTCGGCGCCCGCGATGTCGAAGCCGACGACGCCCCGGTCGCGGTAGCGGTTGGCGAGTTCGGCGATCTCCAGGGCGCGGGCCGCGTGGCGCATCGCGGTGAGCAGGGCGCCGACCCGGATCCGGTGGCCCGCCTCGCGGGCGCGCCGCTCACCCTCGCGGAAACCGTCGTTGACCGCCTCGACCACCTCTTCGAGGGTCAGTCCGGCGGTGAGGTGCTGCTCGGGGGCGTACCGCACCTCGGCGTAGACGACACCGTCCTCCGCCAGGTCCTCGGCGCACTCGGCGGCGACCCGGAACAGCGCGTCACGGCTCTGCATGACGGCGCAGGTGTGGGCGAACGTCTCCAGATAGCGCTCCAGCGAACCCGAGTCGGCCGCCTCGCGGAACCACCGGCCGAGCCTGTCGGCCTCCGTCTCGGGCAGGCCCTCGTACCCCTGGGCCGCCGCGAGTTCGACCACGGTGCCGGGGCGCAGGCCCCCGTCGAGGTGGTCGTGGAGGAGCACCTTGGGCGCGCGGCGGATCTGGTCGGGACCGGGAACGTTGCGGTTCTGGCTCGTCATCCGCCAACTCTAGCGCCTACGCGCGTAGATCGCTCCTCCCGATACGTAACAGTGACCGCGATGACGGATGGAATACACCTGCCCTTCTGAGACTGTTCTGCCATGGCACAGCGCGCACTTCCCCAGTCCGTCGCGAGGCTGGGACGGGCCGTCCGCACGGCCGGGGCACCTGTCGAGGTCAGCGGCGTCGTCCTGCTGCTCCCGGACGGCGAAACGGATTCACGGCGCCGTCCCTCCCCCCTGTCGTACGCCGCCCAGCTGCCGCTGGCCCGGATGCTGGCCCGGGCCGGCTGCGGGGAGGGGCTCGCGGTGCACGTGGTGCGCTACCGCAGCCGCGGCTGGAACCCCGGCGCGGATCCGGTGGCCGACGCCCGGTGGGCCGCCGACGAGGTCCAGCGGAGGTACGGCGACATCCCGGTCTGCCTGGTGGGGCACGGGATGGGGGGGCGGGCGGCCCTGCGGGCGGGCGGGCACGCGGCGGTCACCTCCGTGCTGGCGATGGCCCCCTGGCTGCCGGAGGCGGCCGGCCCGGAGCCCGAGCCGGTCAAGCACCTGGCGGGACGGCGGGTACTGATCGTGCACGGCACGAACGACGCCCGGACGAACCCGGAGCTGTCCTACCGGCTGGCCGAGCGGGCCAAGAAGAACAACCGCGACACCTGCCGCTTCGAGGTCCACTCGGACGGCCAGGCCCTGCGCCAGCACCGTGCCGAAGTCGTGGCGCTCGCGGCGGACTTCGTCCGCGGCTCGCTCTTCGCCGGGTCGTACGCACGGCCGGTCGAGGACGCCTTCGCGGCGCCGCCGCCGCTGGGGCTGCGGATGCCGCTGGCCGCGGGCTTCGGACGCTCGCTGCGGTACTGACGCGCGCCGGTGCGGTGGCCGCTCAGTCCGGGAGCAGGTTCCCCCGGCGGGACAGCAGGAAGCGCTTGAAGGCGGCGACCGGCGGGGTGTCGGGGTGCCCGTCCAGCCAGGCGAGACCGATCTCGCGGACGGCGCGCGGTGCCGTGACCGCCAGCTCGACCACGCCCGGCCGCGCCACCGCGGGCGGCGGCAGCAGCGCCACGCCGAGCCCCGCGGCGACCAGACCGCGCAGGGTCTCGGCCTCCTCCCCCTCGAACGCGACGCGCGGGGCGAACCCGGCCTCCGCGCAGAGGTCGTCGGTGATCCGGCGCAGGCCGTAGCCGGGTTCCAGGGTGACGAAGGTCTCGTCGGCGGCCTCCGCGAGGCGGACCCGCCGCCGACGGGCCAGCCGGTGGTCCTCGGGCACCACCAGACGCAGCCGCTGTTCGTCGAGCCGGCGGGCGACGAGGCCGGGGGCGTCCGGCACGGGCGAGGTGAGGCAGAGGTCGAGGCCGCCGGCCCGCAGGCGCTCCAGCATCGCCTCGCCGTAGTTCTGGACGAGCTGGAAGCGGACCCGGGGGTGGTCGGCCCGGAAGGCCCGGATCAGGGCGGGCACCGTCTCGGAGCCCATGGTGTGCAGGAAGCCGAAGGCGACCTTGCCGGTGGCGGCGTCGGCGTCGGCGCGCACCGCGTCGGCGGCCTTCTCCACCTCGGCCAGCGCGCGTTCGGCCGAGCCGAGGAAGGTACGGCCGGCGGGGGTGAGCTGGACGGTGCGGCCCCGGCGGGCGAACAGGGCGACACCCAGGTCCTGTTCGAGCCTGACCATGGCCCGGGAGAGCGTCGACTGGGGGACGCCGAGCTCGTGCGCGGCCCGGGTGACG
This DNA window, taken from Streptomyces nitrosporeus, encodes the following:
- a CDS encoding VanZ family protein; protein product: MRHCSDGRAVIHFRAAGVVLLLAHLLLVGWLTLRPLDVPWVTAANLRPFDGIRADLALGPGEAVRRIGEGLVLLAPLGVLLPMAGGRVLVSPWASLARTVAAGALLSSAIELGQTGVPGQVVDVDSILLNTAGVALAHLLVVPVSRARLRRANRAGAGDPARLTGESRAVRSEAPHEAPGEVSQGKTPTISRVGIAP
- a CDS encoding PspC domain-containing protein, with translation MAALARPRDGRMIGGVCAALAQRFGTSATTMRVIFLASCLLPGPQFLLYLALWLLLPSEKHSSATAW
- a CDS encoding adenosine deaminase; the encoded protein is MTSQNRNVPGPDQIRRAPKVLLHDHLDGGLRPGTVVELAAAQGYEGLPETEADRLGRWFREAADSGSLERYLETFAHTCAVMQSRDALFRVAAECAEDLAEDGVVYAEVRYAPEQHLTAGLTLEEVVEAVNDGFREGERRAREAGHRIRVGALLTAMRHAARALEIAELANRYRDRGVVGFDIAGAEAGYPPTRHLDAFEYLKRENNHFTIHAGEAFGLPSIWQALQWCGADRLGHGVRIIDDITTTDDGGVTLGRLASYVRDKRVPLEMCPTSNLQTGAAASYAEHPIGLLRKLHFRVTVNTDNRLMSGTSMSREFERLVDTFGYTLDDMQWFTVNAMKSAFIPFDERLAMINDVVKPGYAELKSEWLFRQTAVTSGSSASSG
- a CDS encoding alpha/beta hydrolase translates to MAQRALPQSVARLGRAVRTAGAPVEVSGVVLLLPDGETDSRRRPSPLSYAAQLPLARMLARAGCGEGLAVHVVRYRSRGWNPGADPVADARWAADEVQRRYGDIPVCLVGHGMGGRAALRAGGHAAVTSVLAMAPWLPEAAGPEPEPVKHLAGRRVLIVHGTNDARTNPELSYRLAERAKKNNRDTCRFEVHSDGQALRQHRAEVVALAADFVRGSLFAGSYARPVEDAFAAPPPLGLRMPLAAGFGRSLRY
- a CDS encoding LysR family transcriptional regulator, translated to MVHQPSSQARLSPSSYEDDIRAVLAPRLVYFEAVARHEHVTRAAHELGVPQSTLSRAMVRLEQDLGVALFARRGRTVQLTPAGRTFLGSAERALAEVEKAADAVRADADAATGKVAFGFLHTMGSETVPALIRAFRADHPRVRFQLVQNYGEAMLERLRAGGLDLCLTSPVPDAPGLVARRLDEQRLRLVVPEDHRLARRRRVRLAEAADETFVTLEPGYGLRRITDDLCAEAGFAPRVAFEGEEAETLRGLVAAGLGVALLPPPAVARPGVVELAVTAPRAVREIGLAWLDGHPDTPPVAAFKRFLLSRRGNLLPD